One window from the genome of Sulfodiicoccus acidiphilus encodes:
- a CDS encoding glycosyltransferase, translated as MIFEILELFYMIENNVFVYWPIHFLFFLVAATIIRGALSRRYKPYSTGLDRKNVKVTVLIPEFNEEIEIFERCIKSAVANRPDEIIVIYDDGRKEIEQIARKYGAKTVNTLVFSSTEKLGKRASLALGWLMAKGDIVVQLDSDTVMKPHTIEELVKPFSDPKVVGVQGHPQLFRTGERIPYLFGQIIELSRDVVSRFLNGEMIVIDGKIAAYRREFLVKHANDFLTEAWDGRKIALADDRALTFLANIEGHRTVYQSTAEAMSAAQPTLVKFIYQQLRWARSGYLYLIKDLKSGLFFRSTRKYRFQMLMYLLAPISFTAAWMQTVIANVHVVGEVGSFLEAALTYNLPVTAVSVVVFVFGIVLTTQFSLRGMGVSTRSLHINLLEYIAMGLLGLFVIYPLFIYSMLTYKNVTQWLTR; from the coding sequence ATGATATTTGAGATACTGGAACTGTTTTACATGATAGAAAACAACGTGTTTGTGTATTGGCCGATCCATTTCCTCTTCTTCCTAGTCGCGGCCACCATAATAAGGGGGGCCTTAAGCAGGAGATATAAGCCATACTCGACTGGTTTAGATAGAAAGAACGTTAAAGTCACAGTTCTCATTCCCGAGTTCAACGAGGAAATAGAGATCTTCGAGCGATGCATAAAGAGTGCAGTCGCTAATCGACCCGACGAAATTATAGTTATATATGATGATGGAAGGAAAGAAATAGAACAGATAGCGAGGAAGTATGGAGCTAAGACTGTTAATACACTCGTGTTCAGTTCGACCGAGAAGCTCGGAAAGAGGGCTTCACTTGCCCTAGGTTGGTTGATGGCTAAGGGTGACATAGTTGTCCAACTGGATAGCGATACGGTAATGAAGCCACACACAATCGAGGAACTAGTAAAGCCGTTCTCAGATCCCAAGGTAGTAGGGGTTCAGGGACATCCGCAGCTCTTTAGGACTGGTGAGCGTATTCCTTATCTCTTCGGCCAAATAATAGAGCTGTCTAGAGACGTGGTTTCTCGGTTCTTGAATGGAGAAATGATCGTTATTGATGGCAAGATAGCGGCTTATAGGAGGGAATTCTTAGTGAAGCATGCGAACGACTTTCTGACGGAAGCGTGGGACGGAAGGAAGATTGCCCTTGCTGACGACAGAGCACTGACCTTCTTAGCTAACATCGAGGGTCATAGGACCGTCTATCAATCAACGGCCGAGGCCATGTCTGCGGCCCAACCCACTCTAGTCAAGTTCATTTACCAACAGCTCAGATGGGCCAGGAGCGGTTACTTATACCTCATCAAGGACTTGAAATCCGGCCTCTTCTTTAGGTCGACAAGGAAATACAGGTTCCAAATGTTGATGTATCTGCTAGCTCCTATTTCGTTCACAGCGGCATGGATGCAGACGGTCATAGCTAACGTCCATGTGGTTGGAGAAGTGGGATCCTTCCTAGAGGCGGCCCTCACATACAACCTGCCAGTAACCGCCGTTTCTGTGGTGGTATTCGTTTTCGGTATTGTTCTTACTACTCAGTTTAGCCTTAGAGGAATGGGAGTGAGCACGAGATCCCTACACATCAACCTTCTGGAGTACATAGCGATGGGTCTACTGGGTTTGTTCGTGATTTATCCGTTGTTCATTTACTCTATGCTGACTTACAAGAACGTGACGCAGTGGTTGACGAGATGA
- a CDS encoding winged helix-turn-helix domain-containing protein, which produces MAPGVNGKRDKYEIVYDILQVCKGGAKKTKLMYGANLSFELQKRYTELLIKKGLLMKQDEMYYITKKGSDILQVLQRYKEKKKDFEDALTKLKNFEI; this is translated from the coding sequence ATGGCACCCGGTGTGAATGGGAAGAGAGATAAATATGAAATAGTTTACGACATTTTACAGGTTTGTAAGGGTGGTGCGAAGAAAACCAAGCTCATGTACGGGGCGAACCTCAGTTTCGAGCTCCAGAAGCGATATACGGAACTCTTGATCAAGAAGGGGTTGCTAATGAAGCAAGACGAAATGTACTACATAACGAAGAAGGGAAGTGATATACTGCAGGTACTTCAGAGGTACAAGGAGAAGAAAAAGGACTTCGAGGATGCCCTAACTAAACTAAAGAACTTCGAAATCTAG
- a CDS encoding AAA family ATPase yields MSGNFVLARVWSSSKVRSDVVLVSGSLMRSARISPGDVVAIIGVRMVPLTVMENRDEKDGVVINPEQLRWIGVREGERIAIRRVSPEPLKSLTVSPSSQRKVDERKLSLELRGRAVMRGCPLYVKDGELVAVSLTPQVEVGVITGETQLIVSSDVIRLTQKGVPPVTFNDVGGLGKQISTMRKIIELALVRPEVLRLLGLRPPKGVLLYGPPGTGKTLIAKAVANSLMANFYYISGPEIGSKYYGESEKRLREIFEQAEKSAPSVVFIDEIDAIAPNRDVTTTEADRRIVAQLLTLMDGVSSGGGVLVIGATNRPNAVDPALRRPGRFDREIEVPVPDRDARLEILKIHTRRIPLSEDVDVEKIADMTNGFVGADLEALVREATMRALERQPEVEKLRVTSEDFLDAMKGIEPSALREFRVEVPSTRWDDIVGLDEVKQELREVVEWPLKYPETFREAGVEPPTGVLLYGPPGTGKTMLARAVAHEGGANFIAINGPELMNMYVGETEKALREVFKRARQASPTVIFFDEIDAITVTRGYDPNRVSDRLVSQLLTEMDGVSRRRERVVVLAATNRPDIVDPALLRPGRFERLVYVPPPDFNTRVALFKTFLDRHPHGEVDVGKLARQTEFFSVADVKGVVDRAALLAIRRALSSGSRPKVEEGDLVEAMKSIRPTITQAMLNFYNSFRERSRGGVQVI; encoded by the coding sequence GTGTCTGGCAACTTCGTCCTAGCTAGGGTGTGGAGTTCCTCTAAGGTTAGGAGCGACGTAGTTCTCGTATCGGGCTCCTTAATGAGGAGCGCAAGGATCTCCCCTGGGGACGTAGTTGCCATAATTGGTGTGAGGATGGTTCCGCTCACTGTGATGGAAAATAGGGACGAGAAGGATGGGGTTGTCATAAATCCGGAGCAACTGCGGTGGATCGGCGTGCGAGAGGGTGAGAGAATTGCAATTAGGAGGGTGAGTCCAGAGCCCCTGAAGTCACTGACAGTTTCTCCCTCGTCTCAAAGGAAAGTTGACGAGAGGAAGCTCAGTCTCGAGCTCAGAGGGCGTGCTGTCATGAGAGGCTGCCCTCTTTACGTCAAGGACGGAGAGTTAGTCGCTGTCTCCCTCACTCCACAGGTTGAGGTGGGGGTGATCACTGGGGAAACTCAACTGATCGTCTCCTCGGACGTGATAAGGCTGACTCAAAAGGGAGTTCCTCCAGTGACCTTCAACGATGTCGGTGGACTGGGAAAGCAGATCTCTACCATGAGGAAGATCATCGAACTGGCCTTGGTCAGGCCGGAAGTCCTTAGGCTGCTCGGACTAAGGCCTCCCAAGGGAGTGCTTCTCTACGGCCCCCCAGGAACTGGCAAGACTCTCATAGCGAAGGCGGTAGCGAATTCGCTAATGGCCAACTTCTACTACATAAGTGGGCCCGAGATAGGGTCGAAGTACTACGGGGAGAGCGAAAAGCGGTTGAGGGAAATATTCGAACAGGCAGAGAAGAGCGCCCCCTCAGTCGTATTCATCGACGAGATAGACGCCATAGCACCTAACAGGGACGTGACAACTACTGAAGCGGACAGGAGAATAGTGGCCCAACTCCTCACTCTCATGGACGGAGTGTCGTCTGGGGGAGGTGTGTTGGTGATAGGGGCAACCAACAGGCCCAACGCGGTCGATCCAGCCCTCAGGAGGCCTGGGAGGTTCGACAGGGAAATCGAGGTCCCCGTCCCAGATAGGGACGCTAGATTGGAAATACTTAAGATACACACCAGAAGGATACCCCTATCTGAGGACGTCGACGTCGAGAAAATAGCTGACATGACGAATGGGTTCGTGGGAGCGGACTTAGAAGCCTTGGTTAGAGAGGCGACGATGAGGGCCCTAGAGAGGCAGCCTGAAGTAGAGAAGCTTAGGGTGACTTCCGAGGATTTCCTGGATGCCATGAAGGGAATTGAACCATCGGCCCTGAGGGAGTTCAGGGTCGAGGTTCCGTCTACTAGGTGGGACGACATAGTTGGACTGGACGAGGTGAAGCAGGAACTCAGAGAGGTGGTGGAGTGGCCCCTCAAGTACCCAGAGACGTTCAGAGAAGCGGGAGTGGAACCTCCAACTGGCGTCCTCCTCTACGGTCCGCCTGGCACTGGAAAGACCATGCTAGCGAGGGCAGTAGCCCACGAAGGTGGGGCTAACTTCATTGCCATAAACGGCCCAGAGCTCATGAACATGTACGTTGGGGAGACCGAGAAGGCCCTCAGGGAAGTGTTCAAGAGGGCCAGGCAAGCTTCGCCAACTGTCATATTCTTCGACGAGATAGACGCGATCACGGTGACACGGGGCTACGACCCAAACAGAGTGTCTGACAGACTAGTGAGCCAACTCCTTACTGAGATGGACGGCGTGTCGAGACGCAGGGAGAGGGTGGTCGTGCTCGCCGCGACTAACAGGCCGGACATAGTTGACCCGGCTTTGTTGAGGCCGGGAAGGTTCGAGAGACTAGTTTACGTCCCTCCACCGGACTTCAACACGAGGGTGGCCCTCTTCAAGACCTTCCTAGACAGACACCCTCATGGAGAAGTAGACGTGGGAAAGCTGGCGAGACAGACGGAGTTCTTCTCAGTGGCTGACGTTAAGGGTGTGGTCGATAGGGCGGCCTTGCTCGCCATAAGGAGAGCCCTCTCCTCCGGCTCGAGACCCAAGGTAGAGGAAGGAGACTTAGTCGAGGCCATGAAGTCAATTAGACCCACCATAACGCAGGCCATGCTCAACTTCTACAACAGTTTCAGGGAGAGGTCGAGGGGAGGTGTACAAGTTATTTGA
- a CDS encoding winged helix-turn-helix domain-containing protein has translation MPRRNRNKLEIMMDIMEACREGSRKTRIMYTANLSYELTKKYISEMEKMGLIIKREEDGEMFFLTERGRNLLDKLRKYRSLREEYMRLNDDLRRNLNKS, from the coding sequence ATGCCTAGAAGAAACAGAAACAAGCTTGAAATAATGATGGACATAATGGAGGCTTGTAGAGAGGGTAGTAGAAAGACGAGAATAATGTACACTGCCAACCTCAGCTACGAACTGACTAAGAAGTACATTTCCGAAATGGAGAAGATGGGACTCATAATAAAAAGGGAGGAAGATGGCGAGATGTTCTTCCTCACGGAGAGGGGAAGGAACCTGTTAGACAAATTACGGAAATACCGCTCATTGAGAGAAGAGTACATGAGACTAAACGACGATCTAAGGAGGAACTTGAATAAGAGTTAA
- a CDS encoding winged helix-turn-helix domain-containing protein: MKYRRRTRLEIVKAILSTCKEGKSKTRIMRETNLNFRLTRRWVRRLVELKALNEFQGKYYTTDIGLEMLNKINEYELVRKAYRQIEMEIYDEIGSSKKVKRKLQQKN; this comes from the coding sequence ATGAAGTATAGGAGAAGAACTAGGTTGGAAATAGTGAAGGCGATTCTATCTACCTGTAAGGAAGGAAAGAGTAAGACCAGAATAATGAGGGAGACCAACCTCAACTTCAGGCTCACTAGGCGGTGGGTGAGAAGGTTAGTTGAACTTAAGGCACTGAACGAGTTTCAGGGCAAATACTACACCACCGACATAGGCCTCGAAATGTTAAATAAAATAAACGAGTACGAGCTAGTTAGGAAGGCGTATCGCCAAATAGAGATGGAAATTTACGACGAAATCGGCTCCTCCAAGAAGGTTAAAAGGAAGTTGCAACAAAAAAATTAA
- a CDS encoding AbrB/MazE/SpoVT family DNA-binding domain-containing protein, with product MSVEVKVTRNYQITIPYEVRQKLSIKMGDKLIVKVEGDKIIIQKKRGDISSLNLTLGRKITDEEINDVINVAGREIARGGS from the coding sequence GTGTCCGTGGAAGTAAAGGTAACTAGGAACTATCAGATAACGATACCTTACGAGGTTAGGCAAAAGTTGAGTATAAAAATGGGGGACAAGCTTATCGTGAAAGTGGAAGGCGATAAGATAATAATACAGAAGAAGAGGGGCGATATATCTTCTCTTAACCTCACTTTGGGGAGGAAGATAACTGACGAGGAGATCAATGATGTAATAAACGTGGCTGGTAGGGAAATTGCTAGAGGCGGTAGTTGA
- a CDS encoding PIN domain-containing protein, whose product MLEAVVDTNFVIAVMFKDHEYHERALIEWSKLEKAYLPLISITELAYFIINNKLNFELIDEVINDPKIEIVPETIDDVYCASSNNGEIKGYDDFNDFLILSVSVKLNLPLLTFDKKLKAKSDRSRV is encoded by the coding sequence TTGCTAGAGGCGGTAGTTGATACTAATTTTGTAATAGCCGTTATGTTTAAAGATCACGAGTATCACGAGAGAGCGTTAATAGAATGGAGTAAACTCGAGAAGGCCTATTTACCGTTAATTTCCATTACAGAACTTGCCTATTTTATTATTAATAATAAGCTAAATTTTGAGTTAATAGATGAAGTCATCAACGATCCCAAAATCGAGATAGTACCTGAGACTATAGATGACGTTTACTGTGCCTCAAGTAATAATGGGGAGATAAAGGGTTATGATGACTTTAACGACTTTTTGATCTTATCAGTTTCGGTCAAGTTAAATTTACCTTTGCTTACATTTGACAAGAAGTTGAAAGCTAAAAGTGATAGAAGTCGAGTCTAG
- the cutA gene encoding glyceraldehyde dehydrogenase subunit alpha encodes MRYVGRPIRRKEDPKLITGRGRYIDDIEFPGTLHLVVVRSTVAHALLKSVDYSDALKVQGVVGVLTGVKFKVDNRPEDFPMASKEILYVGQPVAAVVATDRYAAVDAAEKVQFDYDELPAVVDPEEAATGSKEVVGGKGLAYEREYASGDALRAIESSPQKGELKVKIGRVYASPMEPRGLLSVYERGSLTVYASTQSPHFMRRFLVETFGGRVEDVRVVQADVGGAFGAKLFPYPEDYITVEASLRFRRPVKWVATRREDFVSTYLSRDQIHKLRFGFDERGVLRGLTDDALINLGAASHGYYLGDIAATMLPGPYKVRDVKVRVLGVYTNTTPLDQYRGAGRPEATFAIERVMDYIAEELKEDPVEVRKRNLVVETPYTNPFGLTYDSGNYSHLLERAGLIYREMEERARKLKLEGRRVGAGLCFYLEQNNFGPWESASVRVRGDGKVQVIVGAAPHGQGAGTGIAQVVADELGLDLDRVEVSWGDTSLIGEAFGTYGSRSLTLAGNAALLAARKLKDKVRGLAAELMGTDVQELVYRDGGVENPKDGRRMSLAEVARATVASMGGTWNFKRDPSLEVTEYFGLDNYTFPYGAHIALVEVEEDGSVSVLDYRAIDDVGLVVNPLLAEGQVVGGVMQGFGEVFTEEIRYDGNGNPIMTDFGSYRIPRAHQAFRVRWEYFEEGKSNAPLPSKGIGEGASIGTLDALVSAIERAVGRRVWALPVDPSLLM; translated from the coding sequence ATGCGTTACGTCGGTAGACCTATCAGGAGGAAGGAGGATCCTAAGCTCATAACCGGAAGAGGAAGGTATATCGACGATATTGAATTCCCGGGGACTCTCCACCTCGTCGTAGTTAGGAGCACGGTAGCCCACGCGCTTTTGAAGAGCGTCGACTACTCAGACGCTCTTAAAGTGCAAGGGGTTGTAGGAGTGCTCACTGGGGTCAAATTCAAGGTGGACAACAGGCCCGAAGACTTTCCCATGGCTTCAAAGGAGATACTTTACGTCGGACAGCCAGTCGCTGCAGTCGTTGCTACAGACAGGTACGCTGCGGTGGACGCCGCCGAGAAAGTACAGTTCGATTACGATGAACTCCCTGCCGTCGTAGATCCCGAGGAGGCCGCAACTGGGAGCAAAGAGGTTGTAGGCGGAAAGGGGCTGGCATACGAGAGGGAATACGCGTCCGGCGACGCGTTAAGGGCGATAGAGTCTTCTCCCCAGAAGGGGGAACTGAAAGTGAAAATAGGGAGAGTCTACGCTTCTCCCATGGAACCGAGGGGCCTTCTCTCAGTTTACGAGAGGGGTTCGCTCACTGTTTACGCTTCCACACAATCTCCTCACTTCATGAGGAGGTTCCTCGTCGAGACCTTCGGAGGCAGAGTGGAAGACGTTAGAGTGGTACAGGCCGACGTAGGTGGAGCTTTCGGAGCTAAACTGTTTCCTTATCCTGAGGACTACATAACGGTTGAGGCCAGCCTCAGGTTCAGGAGGCCAGTGAAGTGGGTGGCCACCAGGAGGGAGGACTTCGTCAGCACTTACCTCTCTAGGGATCAGATACACAAGCTACGGTTCGGCTTCGACGAGAGGGGCGTTCTCAGGGGGCTCACGGACGACGCCCTGATAAACTTGGGTGCGGCCTCCCACGGCTATTACCTAGGTGATATAGCTGCTACAATGCTCCCAGGGCCGTATAAGGTCAGGGACGTCAAAGTGAGAGTGCTAGGTGTCTACACAAATACCACTCCCTTGGACCAGTACAGAGGTGCTGGAAGGCCAGAGGCGACATTCGCTATAGAGAGAGTCATGGACTACATAGCGGAAGAGCTCAAGGAAGATCCTGTGGAGGTGAGGAAAAGGAATTTAGTTGTTGAGACCCCATATACTAACCCGTTCGGACTCACCTATGACTCAGGCAACTACTCTCACCTTCTCGAGAGAGCGGGTTTGATCTACAGGGAAATGGAGGAAAGGGCGAGGAAGTTGAAGCTCGAGGGTAGGAGGGTGGGGGCTGGGCTTTGTTTCTATTTAGAGCAGAACAACTTCGGACCTTGGGAGAGCGCATCCGTCAGGGTTAGGGGAGACGGAAAGGTGCAAGTTATCGTGGGCGCGGCCCCGCACGGACAGGGGGCTGGAACTGGAATAGCCCAGGTTGTGGCCGACGAGTTGGGCTTGGACTTGGACCGGGTAGAGGTTAGTTGGGGGGACACCTCCCTGATCGGGGAGGCCTTCGGTACGTACGGGAGTAGGAGCCTGACCTTGGCTGGAAACGCGGCCCTCCTAGCGGCTAGGAAGTTAAAGGACAAGGTGAGGGGACTTGCGGCTGAGCTGATGGGAACAGACGTTCAGGAACTGGTTTACAGGGACGGAGGCGTGGAGAATCCAAAGGACGGGAGGAGAATGTCCTTGGCAGAGGTAGCTAGGGCCACGGTGGCCTCTATGGGAGGAACATGGAACTTCAAGAGGGATCCTTCTCTGGAAGTGACAGAGTACTTCGGGCTCGACAACTACACTTTCCCCTACGGCGCCCACATTGCCCTAGTGGAGGTCGAGGAGGACGGCTCTGTATCCGTCCTTGACTACAGGGCTATCGACGATGTGGGACTAGTGGTGAATCCGCTGTTGGCGGAGGGCCAAGTGGTGGGGGGTGTAATGCAGGGCTTCGGCGAGGTGTTCACTGAGGAGATCAGGTACGATGGCAACGGGAACCCCATCATGACAGACTTCGGGTCCTACAGAATACCTCGAGCACACCAGGCCTTCAGGGTGAGGTGGGAGTACTTCGAAGAGGGGAAATCCAACGCACCACTCCCAAGCAAAGGTATAGGGGAGGGGGCGTCCATTGGTACTCTTGACGCGCTGGTGAGTGCGATAGAGAGGGCTGTGGGGAGGAGAGTGTGGGCATTACCTGTTGACCCATCGCTCTTAATGTGA
- a CDS encoding MFS transporter: MNRELAKLAVLNLIAYTFLVYNNSTLTFFNSPYLSAVFFGSSSYLSLAATIGSAALGLAMRPIGGWTLGPLGDRLGRRALTRIGSVGSVVPLLVVAMLPGYRTLGLTASVTFLSLLGVQGFFTGGLTGGINVIGLESLEERDRGWFSGSGMAVSGTSFLVATAVYSVLVVALGQNQYALWGWRIMFLTSSLMLLFGFVLPESKKFGGSKARRTVSYVVRTYRRRFVLAASLTALWGSLAFTAEGLLPTFLLKVDHLSSIQVSEALLVYSIFTAASGFLGGALSEVKGRKFVSGVGALLALAGVPLYLALAGARSPDEVVAIVAPLSFVLVFGGGAVMVLVNESFPTEVRSTGVSISWNLGFMTAGITSLLLSYIASIVGNLALVEAVGTGGLALTTMLVTSYYEETRGAMDRT, from the coding sequence ATGAACAGAGAGCTTGCCAAGCTCGCCGTCCTTAACCTGATCGCCTATACTTTCCTCGTCTATAACAACTCTACTCTGACTTTCTTCAATTCTCCTTACCTCTCTGCCGTGTTTTTCGGTAGTTCGTCCTACCTATCCTTGGCGGCCACCATAGGCTCGGCGGCGTTGGGGCTGGCGATGAGGCCGATCGGTGGTTGGACGTTGGGACCCTTAGGGGACAGGCTGGGTAGGAGAGCCCTCACTAGGATAGGCTCAGTAGGCTCAGTTGTACCCCTCCTAGTAGTGGCGATGTTACCTGGGTACAGGACGCTAGGACTCACCGCCTCGGTGACATTCCTCTCACTTTTAGGAGTCCAAGGGTTCTTCACTGGAGGGCTAACAGGAGGGATAAACGTCATCGGACTGGAGTCTCTAGAGGAACGCGACAGGGGTTGGTTCAGTGGTTCTGGCATGGCCGTTAGTGGGACGTCTTTCCTCGTCGCCACTGCCGTGTACTCCGTCTTGGTCGTTGCCTTGGGACAGAATCAGTATGCCCTATGGGGGTGGCGAATCATGTTTCTTACAAGCTCCTTAATGTTACTTTTCGGTTTCGTGTTACCCGAGTCGAAGAAGTTCGGGGGAAGCAAGGCGAGGAGAACTGTGTCGTATGTCGTGAGGACTTATAGGAGGAGGTTTGTCCTAGCTGCCTCGCTAACTGCTCTTTGGGGGTCTCTAGCCTTCACAGCTGAGGGGCTCCTCCCCACTTTTCTCTTGAAGGTAGACCATCTATCCTCCATTCAAGTGAGTGAAGCGTTGCTAGTTTACAGCATATTCACAGCGGCCTCAGGTTTCCTCGGTGGGGCCCTGAGTGAAGTTAAGGGAAGGAAGTTCGTCTCCGGGGTAGGGGCCCTGTTGGCCCTGGCTGGGGTCCCTCTCTATCTAGCCCTAGCAGGTGCACGTTCCCCGGACGAGGTGGTTGCTATAGTGGCTCCCCTGTCCTTCGTCCTAGTCTTCGGAGGAGGAGCGGTCATGGTGTTGGTGAACGAGAGCTTCCCAACCGAGGTGAGATCCACGGGAGTATCTATAAGTTGGAACTTGGGTTTCATGACTGCTGGAATCACGTCGCTGTTGCTAAGTTACATTGCTTCAATAGTGGGAAACCTAGCCCTAGTTGAGGCGGTGGGAACAGGAGGATTAGCGTTGACTACAATGTTGGTGACCTCATACTATGAGGAGACTCGTGGAGCTATGGATAGGACCTGA
- a CDS encoding GH12 family glycosyl hydrolase domain-containing protein, giving the protein MNKFFLVGVVLAVIISSVVGYETLALQHPMPLSEHFPSPIDSYVLFPTGNDHFSVIGSYLSDSEYAMSEIYGNFSTLMVSPFMWNVKSSLGNVNMTYYHFLRVTANLSMVKKITPSISVLGYPGLMYGSEPWFPFATSTQQVPKLELPRLVGQLPDFYSVLNYSLFNKTGEIVDFSYDIWLTPEPNVTYLGAGDLEIMFWMWYTQNLSHVRYYAYEGTLDIPTFLNGTLENYPWSVYVLNYSADGWTLMVFTSSRQLQGSVGIPIGWVLKESTQFLYNQGWRASLSAYYLDAIQVGMEFNNAPNGSVDVGYNLYQWYLNFNSTEL; this is encoded by the coding sequence GTGAATAAGTTCTTCTTAGTAGGTGTCGTATTGGCCGTAATCATCTCATCTGTGGTAGGTTACGAGACCTTGGCGTTGCAACATCCAATGCCCTTGTCAGAACACTTCCCTTCACCTATCGATTCCTATGTCCTTTTTCCAACTGGAAATGACCACTTTAGCGTGATAGGGAGCTACCTCAGCGACAGTGAGTATGCGATGTCTGAAATATATGGTAACTTTTCCACTCTAATGGTTTCCCCGTTCATGTGGAACGTCAAGTCGTCGTTGGGTAACGTCAACATGACTTACTATCATTTCTTACGTGTAACTGCCAACCTCTCCATGGTAAAGAAGATAACTCCCTCTATATCTGTCCTAGGTTACCCTGGGCTCATGTATGGTTCAGAACCTTGGTTCCCTTTCGCCACCTCCACTCAACAGGTTCCAAAACTCGAGCTTCCTCGGCTCGTAGGTCAACTCCCCGACTTCTACTCCGTTCTAAACTACAGTCTATTTAATAAGACCGGGGAAATAGTGGACTTCTCTTACGACATATGGCTCACTCCTGAACCTAACGTGACTTACCTCGGGGCTGGGGACTTAGAGATCATGTTTTGGATGTGGTACACACAGAACCTATCTCACGTAAGATATTACGCATATGAGGGTACTCTAGATATCCCCACGTTTCTCAATGGAACACTCGAAAATTACCCCTGGAGCGTCTACGTTCTGAACTACAGCGCCGACGGATGGACATTGATGGTTTTTACTTCATCGAGACAACTTCAAGGATCGGTGGGAATCCCTATAGGATGGGTTCTGAAAGAGTCCACGCAGTTCTTATACAACCAAGGATGGAGGGCCAGTCTCAGTGCATACTACCTAGATGCTATTCAGGTCGGTATGGAGTTCAATAATGCTCCCAACGGTAGTGTTGACGTTGGTTACAACCTCTACCAATGGTATTTAAACTTCAATTCGACTGAACTGTAG
- a CDS encoding antibiotic biosynthesis monooxygenase family protein, producing MINVGFNYLVSEGKEEQFLLKFREVLQLLKTSNSGMLDAKLYRSVDNPREFLIFTEWESLDAFRKFTSSREYKETVEYGKSVIEGRPRHIVLQRVED from the coding sequence ATGATAAACGTAGGCTTCAACTACTTGGTATCTGAGGGAAAAGAGGAACAGTTTCTCCTTAAGTTTAGGGAAGTGTTGCAGTTACTTAAAACCTCCAACTCAGGAATGCTGGACGCGAAGCTCTACAGGTCTGTAGATAATCCACGCGAATTTCTCATTTTCACGGAGTGGGAGAGTCTGGATGCCTTCCGAAAGTTCACGTCGAGTAGAGAGTATAAGGAAACAGTCGAATATGGAAAGAGTGTTATAGAGGGAAGGCCTAGACACATAGTGCTTCAGAGAGTGGAAGATTGA